The stretch of DNA AGTACATTCAGACCAGCAGCCTCGGGTCACTGCTATTTTAACCTTAAGGACAGAGATGCCGTTATTACTGCCGTCTTATTCAGACAACAGCGGCAGCAGCTGACTTTTAATCCCGTTGACGGGCAATCCGTTTCGGTCATTGGAAGAGTCACCGTTTATCCCCAGAGAGGCAATTATCAGCTCATCTGCGAAACCATGGAAAAAACCGGCCGGGGTGACATTCTGTATCAGCTTGAACTATTAAAGAAGAGACTTCAGGGTGAAGGATTATTCGATTTATCTGCAAAAAAAGCACTTCCCCCCTACCCGGCCTGCATTGCCGTTGTGACCTCTCTACGGGGTGCGGCCCTTCAGGACATTCTCCAGGTTCTCCAACGGCGCATGCAATCCTGCAGGATTCTTATCAAAGACACTGTGGTTCAGGGTGACAGCTCCGCTGCATCCATTATTAGATCATTGAACATAGTCAATAAAATGACTGATGTTGACCTTATTATTTTAGCCCGGGGTGGAGGATCTCTTGAAGATCTTTTGTCCTTCAGCAATGAAGAGGTCGTTCGCGCCGTAGCTTCCTCTCGACTGTCCATTATTACTGGGATCGGCCATGAAATTGATTTTTCTCTGGCAGATTTTGCAGCGGATCTGAGGGCGGCTACTCCATCGGCCGCCGCTGAAATTGTCTCTCAAAACAGTATTGAAGCGCCTACCAGGGTGAAACAGATGAAATCTCAACTCATGCAGGCCATGAAACACTCTTTTGAAAAACAGAGATGGAGGCTCAGTCTCTGTGATAGAGTTGTTCTTCAAGCGGCTCTCCTGGATCAGATCAGTCAGCGTCAGCAAACAATAGATTTCTGGAGAATGGAAACTAAAAGAACATTTCTGAACAGAATCAATGAGTTCAAACATATAAATAGAATGAATATAGAATTTCTTGAAGCCTCCTCTCCGGAAAAAATACTTTCCAGGGGCTACGCTCTGGTCAGCAGGAATGAAAAAATCATGGGCCGTGCGGGAGACCTGACCGAGGGAGACAGAGTGGATCTTCAGTTTTTCGATGGAACAAAATCAGCTACGATAGAAGGTGAATCAATTGACATTTGAAGAAAAAATGAAACGTCTGGAAGAAATTTCTGAACAGATAAAATCGGGTGCTGTGGATTTTACAGATCAGCTGGATCTTTACAAAGAAGGAGCCACCCTGGCTGAGGACATTGAAAAAGAGCTGAGTCAGGCAGAGCATTTGATTGAGGAGATAGGCGATTCAGATCAAGGGGAGAAATAAACTTTGTCTCCCACGGTAATGTGGTGTTTTTCGAAAAACCCCTGATTGACTTCCAGAGCATAGAGAACAGAACCGCGGGATTGAACTGATTTTTGTGAATAGGGTTTTAATTCATGGATTTCACGGATGATTCCTGCTTTATTGATGTAGGCAATTGACAGGGGGATTGACGTGTCCTTCATCCAGAAGGAAATTTTTTGTTCTTCTTCGAACACAAACAGCATCCCTTCATTCAGGGGAAGGGATGATCTGTTCATCAGCCCCTGTCTCCTGCTTTCCTGAGAGTCTGCCAATTCAACACGGATATTCGAATCTCCAATTTTTATCGTAATAAACTCATTATCCGAGGCTGAGCAGGATGATATTAAGATCAGGAGCAGAAACAGTATCCTGAGCATTAAAAATCCTCCAGAAATTCGCTTCTAGCAACTTCCTGAAAGCTTTTTAATCTTATATTTTCATCCAAAAAAGTATTAAATACTTCCAAATCAAGGTA from Oceanispirochaeta sp. encodes:
- the xseA gene encoding exodeoxyribonuclease VII large subunit, which translates into the protein MTGIPSYNVSELTYLIKNTLEDQFPVVRVQGEISTFRPAASGHCYFNLKDRDAVITAVLFRQQRQQLTFNPVDGQSVSVIGRVTVYPQRGNYQLICETMEKTGRGDILYQLELLKKRLQGEGLFDLSAKKALPPYPACIAVVTSLRGAALQDILQVLQRRMQSCRILIKDTVVQGDSSAASIIRSLNIVNKMTDVDLIILARGGGSLEDLLSFSNEEVVRAVASSRLSIITGIGHEIDFSLADFAADLRAATPSAAAEIVSQNSIEAPTRVKQMKSQLMQAMKHSFEKQRWRLSLCDRVVLQAALLDQISQRQQTIDFWRMETKRTFLNRINEFKHINRMNIEFLEASSPEKILSRGYALVSRNEKIMGRAGDLTEGDRVDLQFFDGTKSATIEGESIDI
- the xseB gene encoding exodeoxyribonuclease VII small subunit, which produces MTFEEKMKRLEEISEQIKSGAVDFTDQLDLYKEGATLAEDIEKELSQAEHLIEEIGDSDQGEK
- a CDS encoding DUF192 domain-containing protein, translating into MLRILFLLLILISSCSASDNEFITIKIGDSNIRVELADSQESRRQGLMNRSSLPLNEGMLFVFEEEQKISFWMKDTSIPLSIAYINKAGIIREIHELKPYSQKSVQSRGSVLYALEVNQGFFEKHHITVGDKVYFSP